The Thalassotalea sp. 273M-4 genome includes a region encoding these proteins:
- a CDS encoding TapY2 family type IVa secretion system protein translates to MKKSLTWLSLTLFPFTMVAQPLPDRNEQFVDTKCFVEVFGGNRTIAMANVKRKNISLLTHMLVGRKIETQLSPRSREVYKVFECVEKTKKFSSRQARELDKALPR, encoded by the coding sequence ATGAAAAAATCATTGACCTGGCTAAGCTTAACTTTGTTTCCATTTACTATGGTGGCTCAGCCATTACCTGATAGAAACGAACAGTTTGTTGATACCAAATGTTTTGTTGAAGTATTTGGAGGCAATCGCACCATTGCCATGGCCAATGTGAAACGAAAAAATATTTCGCTTTTAACACACATGTTGGTGGGACGAAAAATTGAAACTCAACTATCACCTCGATCTCGTGAAGTATATAAAGTGTTTGAATGCGTAGAAAAAACGAAAAAGTTTTCTAGTCGGCAAGCACGAGAATTAGATAAAGCGTTACCAAGATAA
- a CDS encoding GspH/FimT family pseudopilin: MRAHKGFSLIELMVTLAVFGIMMGIAAPNFNQFLIKIRVDNQISEMQNMILSARNTAINSGHTTILCPLDINGVCTDNWGRELSVFTDLDNNGKFNDSDTLIKIKDAINSNDIALFTGSIISYSPTGNSNLSNLVQFHYCPESKLRHSRGIEISRTGRSVASTYIESAKKELFRSGDSIRCS; this comes from the coding sequence ATGCGAGCACATAAAGGATTTTCATTAATCGAATTGATGGTTACCCTAGCGGTTTTTGGCATTATGATGGGGATCGCGGCGCCTAATTTTAATCAGTTTTTAATTAAAATCAGGGTTGACAATCAAATCTCTGAAATGCAAAACATGATCCTAAGTGCTCGTAATACAGCGATAAACTCTGGTCATACGACTATTTTATGTCCCTTGGATATAAATGGTGTTTGCACCGATAATTGGGGCAGAGAGTTGTCGGTTTTTACCGATCTTGACAACAATGGCAAATTTAATGACTCGGATACCTTAATCAAGATTAAAGATGCGATTAACAGTAACGACATTGCCCTTTTTACCGGGAGCATCATCAGTTACTCACCTACCGGTAACAGTAACTTGAGCAATCTCGTTCAGTTTCACTACTGTCCTGAATCGAAGCTACGCCATTCTCGAGGCATTGAAATTTCTCGTACCGGTCGCAGTGTCGCCAGCACGTACATAGAAAGCGCTAAAAAAGAGTTGTTTCGCAGCGGTGATAGCATTCGCTGTAGCTAA
- the nadE gene encoding ammonia-dependent NAD(+) synthetase translates to MNREAIIAEMKVLPQIDPKTEITRRVDFIKEQLINSGLNHLILGISGGVDSSTCGRLAQLAVNELNQEHGGGYKFIAVRLPYNIQADEDDAQLALDFIQPSVTVSANIMKGADGIHEEAVTVLEEVGLLDADDKRLDFSKGNVKARTRMVMQYHLAGILGGLVIGTDHSAENITGFYTKWGDGACDMVPLFGLNKRQVRLLAATLGAPEKLITKAPTADLEELEPGKADENALGLTYNQIDDFLEGRDVPAEVSAKLIDIFNKTQHKRKPIPSIYD, encoded by the coding sequence ATGAATCGAGAAGCCATTATCGCCGAAATGAAGGTACTTCCTCAAATAGACCCGAAAACCGAAATTACCCGACGTGTTGATTTTATTAAAGAACAGTTAATTAACTCTGGTTTAAACCATTTAATTCTTGGGATCAGTGGCGGTGTAGATTCTTCAACTTGTGGTCGATTAGCCCAGTTAGCCGTGAACGAGTTAAACCAAGAACATGGTGGTGGTTATAAGTTTATTGCAGTGCGCTTACCATATAACATTCAAGCAGATGAAGACGATGCCCAATTGGCACTGGACTTTATTCAGCCTTCGGTAACGGTTTCAGCCAATATTATGAAAGGTGCTGACGGCATTCACGAAGAGGCGGTAACCGTGCTTGAGGAAGTGGGCTTACTCGATGCCGACGATAAACGCTTAGACTTTTCTAAAGGCAATGTTAAAGCGCGTACTCGTATGGTCATGCAATACCATTTAGCCGGTATTTTAGGTGGTCTGGTTATAGGTACCGATCATAGCGCTGAAAACATTACTGGATTTTATACGAAATGGGGTGATGGGGCCTGTGACATGGTGCCATTATTTGGTTTAAATAAGCGTCAAGTTAGACTTTTAGCCGCAACGTTAGGTGCACCTGAAAAACTAATCACTAAAGCGCCTACTGCTGATCTGGAAGAATTAGAACCAGGTAAAGCAGACGAAAATGCTTTGGGCTTGACCTACAACCAAATTGATGATTTTCTTGAAGGTAGAGATGTACCGGCAGAAGTATCCGCCAAACTGATTGATATTTTTAATAAAACACAACATAAGCGTAAGCCTATTCCAAGCATTTACGATTAA
- the glnB gene encoding nitrogen regulatory protein P-II: MKKIEAIIKPFKLDDVREALAEVNIMGMTVSEVRGFGRQKGHTELYRGAEYMVDFLPKVKVEIVVADSEVEKCVECITDTAQTGKIGDGKIFISNVERVIRIRTGEENEEAL; this comes from the coding sequence ATGAAAAAAATAGAAGCTATTATTAAACCATTTAAGTTAGATGATGTTCGCGAAGCGTTAGCCGAAGTCAATATTATGGGGATGACAGTCTCTGAAGTAAGAGGGTTCGGTCGTCAAAAAGGTCATACTGAACTGTACCGCGGGGCAGAGTATATGGTTGACTTTTTGCCTAAGGTTAAAGTTGAAATCGTGGTTGCAGACAGTGAAGTTGAAAAATGTGTTGAATGCATCACTGATACGGCACAAACCGGTAAAATTGGCGATGGTAAAATCTTTATCAGCAATGTCGAGCGTGTTATAAGAATTCGCACCGGTGAAGAAAACGAAGAAGCGCTATAG
- a CDS encoding RDD family protein: protein MSDTLFPRAGFRRRLGSYIYDFLLSIAVYMCAGAISFGVFGLLFAQGIIAHQGFTHASDLQQNSLFYSSIIYSWNLFWVAFFFVYFWQKSGQTIGMRAWRLRVQNQGGGLISFATGWKRILFTCLGLGNLWVLFDRKNKLALQDKFTQTEVVVLTLEANRASLG from the coding sequence ATGTCTGACACGCTTTTTCCTCGTGCCGGCTTTCGTCGTCGCTTGGGTTCTTATATTTACGACTTTTTGTTATCAATTGCTGTATACATGTGTGCAGGTGCTATTTCGTTTGGTGTTTTTGGCTTATTGTTTGCTCAAGGCATCATAGCTCATCAGGGGTTTACTCATGCCAGCGACCTACAGCAAAACTCTCTATTTTATAGCTCTATTATTTACAGTTGGAACCTATTTTGGGTGGCGTTCTTTTTTGTTTATTTTTGGCAAAAAAGCGGTCAAACCATTGGCATGCGAGCTTGGCGCCTGCGTGTTCAAAACCAAGGTGGCGGGTTAATTTCATTTGCCACTGGCTGGAAACGCATTTTATTTACCTGCTTAGGATTAGGTAATTTGTGGGTGCTGTTTGATCGTAAAAATAAACTGGCTTTACAAGATAAGTTTACTCAAACGGAAGTGGTTGTGCTTACACTCGAGGCCAATCGAGCAAGTTTAGGGTAA
- a CDS encoding MaoC family dehydratase, translating into MNVVEFIREQNEQFKAKLDSKFRNLTDLFNDKITVPLFNTLNNPWLSRIGINETEEPCEQQNDTPVVQTPEAAAMYEKLKAQLGQETFLGEWFTIDQECISQFAQVTGDDQWIHTNPERAAKESPFKSTIAHGFLTLSLLPKLSDTVNPKNNPYPEARMVINFGLNQVRFPFPVKAGSRVRVRTKLIGLVPMKKSIEVINEMSIEVENSKRLGCVAETVLRLYF; encoded by the coding sequence ATGAATGTGGTAGAGTTTATTCGTGAACAGAATGAGCAATTTAAGGCTAAGTTGGATTCGAAATTTCGGAATTTAACGGATTTATTTAACGATAAAATCACCGTACCTTTATTTAATACCCTAAATAATCCTTGGCTTAGTCGAATTGGCATTAATGAGACCGAAGAGCCTTGCGAACAACAAAATGATACTCCTGTGGTTCAAACCCCTGAAGCCGCAGCGATGTACGAAAAATTAAAAGCCCAACTAGGGCAAGAAACCTTCCTGGGTGAATGGTTTACCATAGATCAGGAATGCATCAGCCAATTTGCCCAAGTTACGGGGGACGATCAATGGATTCACACCAACCCAGAGCGCGCCGCCAAGGAATCTCCGTTTAAATCGACAATAGCGCACGGTTTTTTAACGCTGTCTTTATTGCCAAAACTTTCAGATACCGTCAATCCAAAAAACAATCCCTATCCAGAAGCACGAATGGTGATTAACTTTGGCTTGAACCAAGTACGATTTCCATTTCCAGTAAAAGCGGGCTCAAGAGTGCGGGTAAGAACCAAATTAATTGGTCTGGTGCCAATGAAAAAAAGCATTGAAGTGATAAACGAAATGAGCATCGAAGTTGAAAACAGCAAACGCTTAGGTTGTGTCGCAGAAACCGTCCTACGTTTATATTTCTAG
- a CDS encoding DUF3604 domain-containing protein: protein MKFLKQSAGLTATLLLTVTCHANAKNTEEQILAVTDSPPPSLKKVEYSPYPDDDYPNQVLFGDTHLHTAFSADAGLVGATTTPDDAYRFAKGETVVSSNGLRARLQRPLDWLVVTDHAENLGLPIALEEDNPVLKENEWGRTIAQTFKPRTQDARLEAYIQWFGAVNTPGGGDPMAGTGFGETMWKRITKAAEEHNDPGAFTALIGFEWTSGPDGNNLHRNVIFRDGKDLADKIVPISAYDSDDPEVLWSWMNDFEKKTGGSLLAIAHNGNLSNGLMFDDVTLSGKPLDADYAERRQKWEPVYEVTQIKGDGEAHPLLSPNDEFADYYTWDKGSFGKQRKTPDMLPREYARSAWKRGLAYEKQLGVNPFKFGVVGSTDAHTALSTAQESNFFGKVAMVEPTADPVRFEEAITGRFSEDDPSDDLKHMDALASGLAAVWARENTREAIWDALKRKEVYATTGTRIRVRVFGGYSFTADDLFRSDFAKYGYDAGVPMGGDLTSAPAKKAPSFLIRALRDPDGANLDRVQIIKGWLDAEGNPQERIWDVAVSDERTIGVDGRSPEPVGNTVNVQQASYNNTIGDPVLSAFWQDPEFDPKLRAFYYVRVIEIPTPTWIAYDAKVFGVKIPEGVATYSQERAYTSPIWYTPKS from the coding sequence ATGAAATTCCTTAAACAATCAGCGGGCTTGACAGCTACGCTTTTGCTCACAGTTACGTGTCATGCAAATGCTAAAAACACGGAAGAACAAATCTTAGCTGTTACCGACTCTCCGCCACCTTCATTAAAAAAAGTTGAATACTCGCCGTATCCAGATGACGATTATCCAAATCAAGTGCTTTTTGGCGATACACATTTACACACCGCTTTCTCTGCTGATGCGGGGCTAGTAGGTGCGACCACAACCCCAGATGATGCTTATCGTTTTGCCAAAGGTGAAACCGTTGTTTCCTCTAATGGCTTACGAGCTAGGTTGCAACGCCCGCTTGATTGGTTAGTGGTTACCGACCATGCCGAAAATTTAGGCTTGCCCATTGCTCTGGAAGAAGATAATCCGGTATTAAAGGAAAATGAGTGGGGGCGCACTATTGCTCAAACATTTAAACCTCGTACTCAAGATGCCCGTCTTGAAGCTTACATTCAATGGTTTGGCGCAGTGAATACCCCTGGCGGTGGCGACCCTATGGCGGGAACCGGCTTTGGTGAAACAATGTGGAAACGGATCACAAAAGCCGCAGAAGAGCATAATGATCCTGGTGCGTTTACCGCGTTGATAGGGTTTGAATGGACGTCAGGGCCAGATGGCAATAACTTGCACCGTAATGTGATTTTTCGTGATGGAAAGGATTTAGCGGATAAAATTGTGCCAATAAGTGCCTACGATTCAGACGACCCCGAAGTATTATGGAGTTGGATGAACGACTTTGAAAAGAAAACGGGCGGAAGTTTGCTAGCAATTGCTCACAACGGTAACCTTTCAAACGGTTTGATGTTTGATGATGTTACCTTATCTGGCAAACCTCTCGATGCAGATTACGCTGAGCGCAGACAAAAGTGGGAACCCGTTTACGAGGTTACACAAATTAAAGGGGATGGCGAAGCTCATCCGTTGTTGTCGCCAAACGATGAGTTTGCTGATTACTATACCTGGGACAAGGGGAGTTTTGGCAAACAACGAAAAACGCCTGATATGTTACCTCGGGAATATGCGCGTTCGGCGTGGAAACGTGGCTTGGCCTATGAAAAGCAACTCGGTGTTAATCCCTTTAAGTTTGGCGTTGTCGGATCGACAGATGCACACACTGCATTGTCTACTGCCCAAGAAAGCAACTTTTTTGGCAAGGTAGCCATGGTAGAGCCAACAGCCGATCCTGTTCGATTTGAAGAAGCGATTACCGGTCGCTTTTCTGAAGACGACCCATCTGATGATTTAAAGCATATGGATGCCTTGGCCTCGGGTTTAGCAGCCGTGTGGGCACGAGAGAATACCCGTGAGGCCATATGGGATGCCTTAAAACGAAAAGAAGTATATGCGACTACGGGTACTCGCATTCGTGTGAGGGTGTTTGGCGGCTATTCGTTTACTGCAGACGACCTGTTCCGATCTGATTTTGCCAAATATGGTTACGATGCAGGTGTGCCAATGGGGGGGGATTTAACGTCGGCACCAGCAAAAAAAGCACCGTCATTTCTTATTCGCGCATTACGCGACCCCGATGGTGCGAACCTTGATAGAGTGCAAATCATCAAAGGCTGGCTAGATGCCGAGGGCAATCCTCAGGAGCGTATATGGGATGTAGCGGTCTCTGATGAACGAACAATCGGCGTTGATGGTCGTAGTCCTGAACCCGTCGGCAATACGGTTAACGTGCAACAGGCATCGTACAACAATACGATTGGTGATCCTGTGCTAAGTGCCTTTTGGCAGGATCCTGAGTTTGATCCAAAGTTACGCGCTTTTTATTACGTGCGCGTCATCGAAATTCCAACACCTACTTGGATCGCGTATGACGCCAAAGTGTTTGGCGTGAAAATACCAGAAGGTGTTGCCACATACTCACAAGAGCGCGCGTACACGTCACCAATTTGGTATACGCCTAAAAGTTAA
- a CDS encoding peptidyl-prolyl cis-trans isomerase, whose translation MYKNFIREPLFHFLLIGVALFILYSVVNPEQGGDKRIVVDDGRINHLSAMFEKNWNRQPSEQELKKIIDDYVLEEIYYRQALEMGIDKNDVMIRRRLRQKMEFFTSAAASMVEPETVELEAYLHQNADKYRTDNRYSFEQIYISTDRSHTKLTTKITQIQKALQQSYMPRGDASLLPNKVDQASAFNVDRSFGKDFSHKLDTLALNEWSEPLTSGLGVHFVKVTARQAGGLPSLQDVQEQVTRDWMYQKTQILRADIERKMLDEYDVIVSWTAATRSSLTGDR comes from the coding sequence ATGTATAAAAATTTTATTAGGGAGCCATTATTTCATTTTTTATTGATTGGTGTTGCTCTTTTTATTTTATATTCCGTGGTTAATCCCGAACAAGGTGGTGACAAACGTATCGTGGTTGATGATGGCCGAATTAACCACCTTAGCGCGATGTTTGAAAAAAACTGGAATCGTCAACCGTCAGAGCAAGAGCTAAAAAAAATTATCGATGATTATGTGTTAGAGGAAATTTATTATCGTCAAGCACTAGAAATGGGTATTGATAAAAATGATGTTATGATCCGCCGGCGCCTTAGGCAAAAAATGGAATTTTTTACATCGGCGGCAGCCTCCATGGTAGAGCCTGAAACGGTAGAGCTTGAAGCTTATCTGCATCAAAATGCCGACAAGTATAGAACAGACAACCGTTATAGTTTTGAGCAAATTTATATCTCTACAGACCGCTCACATACTAAACTTACAACAAAAATTACCCAAATACAAAAGGCGTTACAACAGAGTTATATGCCAAGAGGTGATGCATCACTATTGCCTAACAAGGTTGATCAAGCCTCCGCCTTCAATGTTGACCGCTCCTTCGGTAAGGATTTTTCTCACAAACTCGATACGTTGGCGCTAAATGAATGGAGCGAGCCACTCACATCTGGCTTAGGCGTGCACTTTGTTAAGGTGACTGCACGACAAGCAGGTGGCTTGCCATCCCTTCAAGACGTACAGGAACAGGTCACTCGAGACTGGATGTATCAAAAAACGCAAATACTTCGCGCAGATATCGAACGTAAAATGCTGGATGAATACGATGTCATCGTTAGCTGGACCGCCGCCACAAGAAGCAGTTTAACAGGGGACAGATAA
- a CDS encoding HupE/UreJ family protein: MSFYHKLLSLCLFGALLLSPYAQADELRPAYLQFTETKAGVYDVFFRVPARGEEMRLALEVVFDPEIERLNEPLGGFDGTAHNQFFTIARSEGLNGATVTIANLERTSTEVLLRIAYQNGAQVMHRLTPDSPSYVVAVNDTWLDVATTYFVLGVEHILFGIDHLLFVFALLLLIDSTRKLIYTITFFTIAHSITLSLASLGVVDIPIPPVEAIIALSILFVALEVVKVKQGHNSLTFRKPWIVAFSFGLLHGLGFAAALGEIGLPQNAVASALVLFNVGVEIGQLLFVFSYMSLVWLASKLRVNLSKAWQRVPPYVIGSLASFWVIERTLSFWS; encoded by the coding sequence GTGTCGTTTTATCACAAACTATTATCGCTATGTCTTTTCGGTGCGTTGTTATTGTCACCTTATGCACAGGCAGATGAATTGCGTCCAGCCTATTTGCAATTTACCGAGACCAAAGCCGGTGTTTATGATGTATTTTTTCGAGTGCCTGCTCGGGGTGAGGAGATGCGGTTAGCGCTGGAGGTAGTCTTTGATCCAGAAATCGAACGGCTAAACGAACCTTTAGGTGGCTTTGACGGCACTGCTCATAATCAATTTTTTACCATTGCACGTTCCGAGGGGTTAAACGGTGCAACGGTCACCATTGCTAATTTGGAGAGAACCAGTACAGAGGTGCTATTACGAATAGCCTATCAAAACGGCGCCCAAGTAATGCATCGATTAACGCCTGACAGTCCCAGTTATGTTGTCGCGGTAAATGACACTTGGTTGGATGTCGCGACAACCTATTTTGTTTTGGGCGTTGAACATATTCTGTTTGGTATTGATCATTTGTTGTTCGTCTTTGCGCTGTTATTACTCATTGATAGTACACGCAAACTTATTTATACGATTACATTTTTCACCATTGCCCATAGCATTACCCTATCGTTAGCATCGCTTGGTGTGGTGGATATACCCATTCCTCCTGTTGAAGCCATTATTGCGTTGAGTATTTTGTTTGTAGCGTTAGAAGTTGTCAAAGTAAAGCAAGGTCATAACAGCCTGACATTTAGAAAACCGTGGATAGTCGCATTTAGTTTTGGTTTATTGCATGGTCTTGGATTTGCTGCCGCTCTTGGCGAAATAGGCTTACCGCAAAATGCCGTGGCATCAGCACTGGTGCTATTTAATGTTGGTGTTGAAATTGGTCAGCTACTTTTTGTTTTCTCATATATGTCGTTGGTATGGCTAGCATCAAAACTCCGCGTTAACCTCTCAAAAGCTTGGCAGAGGGTTCCTCCTTATGTCATCGGCTCTCTCGCTTCCTTTTGGGTAATTGAGCGAACCTTGAGTTTTTGGAGTTAA
- a CDS encoding ATP-binding cassette domain-containing protein, with the protein MSAVIRLLLVSKHLAAIHDDISNITMRYDSLVGDMGANLSGGQVQRLLVARALYQSPCVLFMDEATSHLDKDNEIKISEQIQHLPMTRIIIAHRQETINMAERVYYLENGRLTNLNDICSKTAS; encoded by the coding sequence ATGTCGGCTGTTATCCGTCTTTTGCTTGTCAGCAAACATTTAGCGGCTATTCACGATGATATTAGTAACATAACAATGAGATATGACTCATTAGTAGGTGATATGGGAGCGAACTTATCAGGTGGACAAGTGCAACGGTTATTAGTGGCTCGAGCCTTGTACCAATCTCCTTGTGTCTTGTTTATGGATGAAGCAACAAGCCATTTAGATAAAGATAATGAAATTAAGATCAGTGAACAGATTCAGCATTTACCAATGACTCGAATTATAATTGCCCACCGCCAAGAAACCATCAATATGGCGGAGCGGGTTTACTATTTAGAAAATGGTAGGCTAACAAATTTGAACGATATATGCTCCAAAACTGCTAGCTGA
- a CDS encoding peptide-methionine (S)-S-oxide reductase: MNANLESYTDASVHTNTIYLAGGCLWGVQEFLKHLPGVLKTEAGRANGTTQSTNTPYDGYAECVKVEFCPKEVTIYALMEYFFEIIDPYSLNRQGDDVGKKYRTGVYSQYPQHLEQVKHYIATRQDREKIVVEVLPLRNYVKSDDEHQDRLTLHPQDYCHIPIDLLHKYKR, encoded by the coding sequence ATGAATGCAAACTTAGAATCTTACACCGATGCTAGTGTGCATACTAATACCATCTATTTGGCGGGCGGATGTCTTTGGGGAGTGCAAGAGTTTTTAAAACACTTACCAGGGGTACTGAAAACCGAAGCCGGGCGAGCGAATGGCACAACGCAATCGACTAATACACCCTATGATGGCTATGCTGAGTGCGTTAAAGTTGAGTTTTGTCCAAAAGAGGTGACAATTTATGCTCTGATGGAGTATTTCTTTGAAATTATTGACCCTTATAGCCTAAATAGGCAAGGCGATGATGTAGGCAAAAAATATCGCACCGGCGTTTACAGTCAATATCCTCAACATCTTGAGCAAGTAAAGCACTATATTGCGACGCGTCAAGATAGAGAAAAAATTGTGGTAGAAGTTTTGCCGTTACGCAATTATGTGAAAAGCGATGACGAGCATCAAGACCGGCTGACGCTCCACCCCCAAGATTATTGTCATATCCCCATTGATTTACTGCACAAATATAAACGCTAA
- a CDS encoding EamA family transporter has protein sequence MQYLTITTLIWAFSFGLIGNTLKGIEPMQIADMRLLLAAIVFLPFIKLNQTNNLEKGQLLALGAVQYGVMYTCYMLAFRYLPSHLVALFSVLTPLYVVIIYDLSKRKLSPWYLLAASLSVLGAAIIKADNFATEDIWLGFGLMQIANLSFAFGQVYYRNFRESRPKINDSAIFGLLYLGAVLFTTFITLVVFKQSPVPMDASAKQWAVLIYLGLIASGLGFFFWNKGGTKTTVGTLSAFNNAVVPLAMFASLFVFGEADEVSSKDLAKLAFGSLAIVVALMVGKRVKGR, from the coding sequence ATGCAGTACTTAACAATAACAACTCTAATTTGGGCATTCTCCTTTGGCCTAATTGGCAATACTCTTAAAGGTATTGAACCAATGCAAATTGCTGATATGCGCCTATTACTAGCCGCGATTGTGTTTTTACCGTTTATAAAACTCAATCAAACCAACAATTTAGAAAAAGGACAATTGCTTGCTTTAGGAGCAGTACAATATGGAGTTATGTATACCTGCTATATGTTAGCGTTTCGCTACTTACCCTCGCATTTAGTGGCGCTATTTAGTGTACTTACACCATTATATGTGGTCATTATTTACGACTTAAGCAAACGTAAATTGAGCCCTTGGTACTTATTGGCAGCCTCATTATCTGTACTTGGTGCTGCCATAATAAAGGCGGATAACTTTGCGACTGAAGATATTTGGTTAGGTTTTGGTTTGATGCAAATCGCCAATTTGTCATTCGCTTTTGGTCAGGTGTATTACCGAAACTTTAGAGAATCCAGACCCAAGATTAATGACAGTGCGATTTTCGGTCTGTTGTATCTAGGGGCCGTGCTATTTACAACCTTCATTACCTTGGTTGTTTTTAAACAATCGCCAGTACCAATGGATGCAAGCGCCAAGCAATGGGCGGTGCTTATATACCTTGGCTTAATTGCATCAGGGCTTGGATTCTTCTTTTGGAATAAAGGTGGCACTAAGACAACCGTGGGGACCTTATCAGCCTTTAACAACGCGGTTGTGCCGTTAGCTATGTTTGCATCATTATTTGTTTTTGGCGAAGCTGATGAGGTCTCATCTAAAGACTTAGCAAAGCTTGCCTTTGGCTCTTTGGCCATTGTTGTCGCACTCATGGTTGGTAAACGAGTAAAGGGTCGATAA